The following coding sequences are from one Arcobacter nitrofigilis DSM 7299 window:
- a CDS encoding acylphosphatase gives MKSYKFIISGKVQGVFYRKSVTNNANRANFSGYIKNLPNGDVEAVVTCKENRLNEFITILKSGSEYSKISNIKQTSIGTLFSNKFEIRY, from the coding sequence ATGAAAAGCTACAAATTTATAATAAGTGGAAAAGTACAAGGTGTATTTTATAGAAAAAGTGTAACAAATAATGCCAATAGAGCTAACTTTAGTGGTTACATTAAAAACTTACCCAATGGAGATGTTGAAGCCGTTGTAACTTGCAAAGAGAATAGATTAAATGAATTTATTACCATATTAAAAAGTGGTAGCGAATACAGTAAAATAAGCAATATAAAACAGACTTCAATTGGCACTTTATTTTCTAACAAATTTGAAATTAGATATTAA